One Herbiconiux sp. A18JL235 genomic window carries:
- a CDS encoding CarD family transcriptional regulator, producing the protein MQVEIGDTVVYPHHGAATVTAVKTRMIKGTEAAYVSLRVHSNDLMIELPVAKFDDVGVRDVINAAGVEGVYAVLRADVPEDLSNWSRRYKANQEKLVSGDVVRAAEVVRDLWRRDVIRGVSTGEKAMLIKARHIVESELALALNCTQDKAAAVVTGVLEENLPS; encoded by the coding sequence GTGCAGGTCGAAATTGGTGACACGGTGGTCTACCCCCACCACGGGGCCGCAACAGTCACCGCGGTCAAAACACGAATGATCAAGGGTACGGAAGCGGCGTACGTGTCGTTGCGGGTGCACTCCAACGACCTGATGATCGAGCTTCCGGTCGCAAAATTCGATGACGTCGGCGTCCGCGACGTCATCAACGCTGCCGGGGTGGAAGGCGTCTACGCGGTACTGCGCGCGGATGTTCCCGAGGATCTGAGCAACTGGTCCAGGCGGTACAAGGCCAACCAGGAGAAGCTCGTCTCCGGCGACGTGGTCCGGGCCGCCGAGGTCGTTCGGGATCTGTGGCGCCGCGACGTAATCCGGGGGGTGTCGACGGGTGAGAAAGCGATGCTGATCAAAGCCCGCCACATCGTCGAATCCGAACTCGCCCTCGCCCTGAACTGCACCCAGGACAAAGCCGCCGCCGTCGTGACCGGAGTGCTGGAAGAAAACCTCCCCAGCTAG
- the mobC gene encoding plasmid mobilization relaxosome protein MobC, giving the protein MKTVAVRLTPDEHARWVHAAEEDGRQQLGRWVRESVDDRLAGRPDRPAPAASEEVRAMRAELSHVGSNLNQIAKALNVAELGGGAAPELRVVAQVIEDTRKTMASLRDVLQELG; this is encoded by the coding sequence GTGAAAACCGTTGCTGTGCGCCTCACTCCTGACGAGCACGCGAGGTGGGTTCACGCTGCGGAAGAGGATGGTCGGCAGCAGCTTGGCCGGTGGGTTCGCGAGTCCGTCGATGACCGGTTGGCGGGGCGTCCGGATCGTCCGGCGCCGGCGGCGTCGGAGGAGGTGCGGGCGATGCGGGCGGAGCTGTCTCATGTGGGGTCGAACCTGAACCAGATCGCGAAAGCGTTGAACGTTGCGGAGCTTGGGGGTGGTGCTGCGCCGGAGCTGCGAGTGGTCGCTCAGGTGATCGAGGACACCCGGAAAACCATGGCTTCGCTTCGAGACGTGCTGCAGGAGCTTGGGTGA